The Chaetodon trifascialis isolate fChaTrf1 chromosome 16, fChaTrf1.hap1, whole genome shotgun sequence genome includes a region encoding these proteins:
- the mogat3b gene encoding 2-acylglycerol O-acyltransferase 3b, giving the protein MPVADENGQEEEEEEEEEEEEEEEEEEEEEEADFAGMTTEKTQTKEFIETLSVLQWVLTFLLAVTCIILTVYLMFTSLWLLPTLYFIWLVMDWQTPERGGRRLMWVRKWRVWEHLRDFFPLKLVKTAELNPKKNYILGCHPHGIMSAGAFTCFGTESCGFTELFPGVQPTLATLAGLFWIPFYRDYLMSAGLLPVSKPSISHILSQSGKGNAVVIVIGGAAESLASSPGENTVVVRQRKGFVRVALEFGADLVPVYSFGENELFRQVIFSEGGLGRRLQDLFKKIMGFAPCLFVGERMLFIPYRTPITTVVGSPISVPKRDTPTEEEVDHYHRLYMEGLSKLFHENKVSCGLAESHKLRII; this is encoded by the exons TTTGCAGGAATGACCACAGAAAAAACTCAGACGAAGGAGTTTATAGAGACATTAAGTGTTCTGCAATGGGTGCTAACCTTTCTCCTCGCAG TGACTTGTATTATCTTGACGGTGTATCTTATGTTTACCTCGCTGTGGTTGCTCCCCACTCTGTACTTCATATGGCTGGTGATGGACTGGCAAACCCCTGAAAGAG GGGGCAGGAGGCTAATGTGGGTGAGGAAGTGGAGGGTATGGGAGCACCTCAGggatttttttccacttaaa TTGGTGAAGACAGCCGAGCTGAATCCAAAAAAGAACTACATCTTGGGTTGTCACCCGCATGGTATCATGAGTGCTGGAGCTTTTACCTGCTTCGGCACAGAAAGCTGTGGCTTCACTGAGTTGTTTCCTGGGGTGCAGCCCACCCTGGCAACACTGGCAGGACTTTTCTGGATACCATTCTATAGGGATTACCTAATGAGTGCAG GTCTTCTGCCAGTCAGCAAACCAAGCATTTCCCACATCCTCTCACAGAGTGGCAAGGGTAATGCAGTGGTGATTGTGATAGGGGGCGCTGCTGAGTCTCTGGCATCCTCTCCAGGAGAGAACACAGTGGTTGTCAGGCAGAGAAAGGGGTTTGTCAGGGTGGCCCTTGAGTTTGG GGCTGATCTGGTGCCTGTTTACTCATTTGGGGAGAATGAGCTCTTTCGGCAGGTAATTTTCTCAGAAGGTGGTCTGGGCCGGAGATTACAGGACCTGTTCAAAAAGATTATGGGTTTCGCCCCGTGTCTATTTGTTGGTGAGCGCATGTTATTCATACCCTACAGGACTCCAATCACCACTGTTG TGGGAAGTCCAATCTCCGTGCCAAAGCGTGACACACCtactgaggaggaggtggaccaCTATCACAGACTTTACATGGAGGGCCTGTCCAAGTTATTCCATGAAAACAAGGTCAGCTGTGGACTCGCTGAAAGTCACAAGCTTCGGATCATTTAG